Genomic segment of Triticum aestivum cultivar Chinese Spring chromosome 6A, IWGSC CS RefSeq v2.1, whole genome shotgun sequence:
CGCCGGATAATCACTCTGCTTGTTCTGCAGAAAACAGAGCTTCCCTCGTCTCTGCTTTAGCTGCCCAGTTTGACTTATGCACCTTGTATTATCATCTTACTGTTTCTGTTCTCGTGTTGAATCTATGCTGATACAAACTGTTTGGATTTCGTGCAGACATAGCATTAAGACGGTATGGCTTCACCGTTTGGGGCCGCCTCCTCGTGTGGCCTCAAGGCTGCCGCTCCTTCCGGATTCGCGACCAGGAAGCAGCTCTCCCTCGTTTCGCCCCCGTTGGTCTCGCTGCCCCAGAGGGCCAGGCCAGGGAGAAAGTGCAGTTTCCGAGTGAACGCTGCAAAGGAGCTGTATTTCAACAAGGATGGGTCGGCTATCAAGAAGCTGCAAGTGAGTCAAATCGCCATGCCATCGTTCATATGCCGCTGCGTCCTTTCAGTTTGTGATGCTTACTTGCTGACTTAATCTTTGCCTGTGATCAGACTGGAGTCAATAAGCTTGCCGATCTGGTTGGAGTTACTCTTGGGCCTAAAGGGCGGAATGTCGTCCTTGAGAGCAAGTATGGGTCACCTAGAATTGTCAACGATGGCGTTACGGTGGCAAAAGAGGTACTGTTCTGCCAGGAGATTTAGCACATCATTTCTTATCCTGTGGACTGTGAACTTTTCTTATGATGATTGGCTTCTGGATCAGGTTGAGCTGGAGGACCCTGTTGAAAATATTGGAGCTAAATTGGTCAGGCAAGCTGCTGCTAAGACCAATGATTTGGCTGGTGATGGGACAACCACTTCTGTCATCCTTGCTCAAGGGATGATTGCCGAGGGTGTTAAGGTACAGCAATATGAAACCATGGGTCTTGCTACAGTTTATAGCATTAGTGCTCTCATTCAGTTCTGGACATAATCTTCAGTTTGTTTAATTACTTTCTGCAGATTGTAGCTGCCGGTGCTAATCCAGTACAGATTGCTCGTGGTATTGAGAAAACAACCAAAGCACTTGTCAGTGAACTTCGAAAGATGTCCAAGGAGGTTAGATCTTACTGCTCTGTTATTCCGTTCTGGAAATACATACATTCTAAATTCAGTATTATGCCCATCTGGCCTGCCATTCCGCAATCACAAATAGTAAACCAATCTTGTAATTCAATATTAGCATGCATCTGATTCTGGTGACTTTTGCTCACTATGCTACTTATAAATGAGATGGCTGATTCACTTCTAAATAGCTACTTTCTTAATACAGATAAATGTGGACTAAGCTTGTCTATGTGTTTAAATGTATAAATCAATTAGATGAATAAGTTAGAGCAATTGGTGTTCAATATGACATCACCATGTTTGCAGAGTGTGCTAGTGAAACTGTGCCGCAACCCGCTAGCAGCACATCCCAGTTTCTCTCAAATATACATGCTCTGTTCTGTATCAACATTTCTATATTTTTCATCAATTCTTCTGAAAGGTATATGGTGTGCAGTCTACCATATCTCTTTTCTAGCTGTTGTTTTGAACGCCCGATGATCATATATACTAGTTATTTTCAGAAGCACTACTTGCCATTGGGATCATATATACTGATTTTCAATTCCAGTACTCTCTATTCCAAATATTCAAAGTTTGAACATATTGAATTGCACTCCGTACTGCAGGTTGAAGATAGCGAACTTGCTGATGTTGCTGCAGTAAGCGCTGGAAATAACTACGAAATTGGTAACATGATAGCTGATGCTATGAGCAAGGTTGGGCGTCAGGGGGTGGTTACACTTGAAGAAGGCAAGAGTGCTGAAAACAACCTCTATGTGGTCGAAGGGATGCAATTCGACCGCGGCTATATTTCTCCTTACTTTGTAACTGACAGTGAAAAAATGTCAGTTGAGTATGAGAATTGCAAGGTCTGATTCTCTATAGCTTTTTGCCAACTTGTCTACTTAAATTTCAGTAATCAACATCTCCATGAGTCCTATGCTATTGAGCTGATGTTTTTTTCCCATTACCCAGCTGCTTCTTGTGGACAAGAAAATTAACAATGCCCGAGATCTCATCACTCTTCTGGAGGACGCTATTAAGGGTGGATATCCAATTCTAATAATCGCAGAGGATATTGAGCAGGAAGCTCTTGCAACTCTTGTGGTCAATAGGCTTAGAGGTGCACTGAAGATTGCTGCTATTAAAGCCCCTGGTTTTGGAGAGCGCAAGAGTCAATACCTGGATGATATCGCTACTCTGACAGGAGGTAAATTTAATCTTTGGTGCAATATGATGTGTCCCATTGTTATATTGGTTCACCTATAAATGCCATTATTCGCCCAGGCACTGTCATCAGAGAAGAAATTGGACTGTCCCTGGACAAAGCAGACAAAGAAGTCCTTGGAAATGCCGCCAAGGTTGTAATTACTAAGGATTCGACGACAATTGTTGGAGATGGCACTACGCAGGAGGAAGTAACCAAAAGGGTTACACAAATCAGGAACCAAATTGAGGTCTCTATAGTTTAAACTTAAAATCCTCTCTTTCCAGTTTTCCATATCCTATTTAAaactctctcttttttctctctttttgctGCCTATTTTCCTGTCTACATAGCTTCAACAATTTGTCTTGTGCATGCCACTTTAAGGGTGGATGAATGCCTTAACTAATGTTTTTGTCCAACCTTTATCTTTGACTTTCAGGCTTCTGAACaggaatatgaaaaagaaaagcTAAACGAGAGGATAGCTAAACTATCCGGTGGTGTTGCTGTGATTCAGGTACTTCTGTTGTTTCACGTTAAGCTGCCAACTGACGCAACAGGCCGCAATTGCAGAAAAGAACCTGGTAGTTCACTAGTCTGCATTAGCATGATATAACAGCTATAAATTTATACATCTTGATTTGTAGGTTGGAGCACAGACTGAAACTGAGCTAAAGGAAAAGAAATTGAGGGTTGAAGACGCACTGAATGCAACAAAGGTAATGCTTTCTCCTGGTGCAAATCTGATTGATCTTTGGGACTTGTGTATCTGTGTGATCTCATTCAGAGAGCCTTCTGGTGCAGTGTAGTATTGTGTTGATTTTAATTTTACGCCAaactttatactccctccgtccggaattacttgtcattgaaatggatgaaaatggatgtatctaaaactaaaatacatctagatacatccatatctatgacaagcatttccggacggagggagtatgtaataaTTGCTTCTTAATTGACTGTATTCTTTTGTGGACAGGCGGCTGTCGAGGAAGGTATTGTTGTCGGTGGTGGCTGTACCCTTTTAAGGCTTGCCTCAAAAGTTGATGCCATTAAAGAAACCCTTGAGAATGATGAACAGAAGGTATGGAAAAGGCAAATGAGATGCTCTTTCTTGAAGTCTCATCATTTGAATGCTCTTTTTGGGTTCTGAGGTGCTGTTTTCCTTAATCAAAAtgaactaattgtctgtttgccTTTTCAAGGTCGGCGCTGAAATTGTTAGGAAATCCTTGAGTTATCCACTTAAACTGATTGCCAAAAACGCTGGTGTTAATGGCAGCGTGGTTACCGAAAAGGTTTGGATTCAGAATTCTTCTCTTAAATGAACCTGATACCCAGCAGCTCGTGCGTTTCTAATTTGAGCCTGCCTGCGTCCAGGTCCTTGTGAATGATAACTTCAGGTACGGTTACAATGCCGCTACAGGGAAGTATGAGGATTTGATGGCTGCTGGTATTATTGATCCCACCAAGGTACGAGCAAATTGTGTTGACACCTTTGTCTTGACTTTTTTCCCAAACTAAATCTTTCTTTGTAACAATTGTGTTATGCAAGTGAGCGAAAAGTATTTCAAACACCCCAAAAGTCTAGTACGTATTATATTTTGCTGGAAATGACTAGATTGAGTTTTCCTTATGTACGCCGTCAGCCTTATATGCAATCGTATTGAAACATTAACCATGATCACCCATAGACTAAAGAGATGACCAGTTTGAGGAGATCTTGTGTTGCTCTGTCCCTGGAATATTTGTCACCACCCTCCATTCTCTTAACGAGCAGTGGGCCCATAAGCTAACCTGATTTCTCACAAAATAGGtcgtgaggtgctgcttggagcATGCCGCATCGGTGGCCAAGACTTTCATCACCTCAGACGCCGTCGTGGTCGACATCAAGGAATCTGAGCAGGCACCTGCTGCGAACCCAATGGCCGGTTCAGGTATGCAGAGACAACAAATTATGTGCTCGCGGTCAATACAATAGTTGTCATGTCTAACTTGTTTTGATACTGTCTTCAGGTTACGGGTTCTAAAATCCGTGAGAAGAGCCAGTAGCGCTGTTCTGGTGTCCCTTGGGCAGCATGCTGCGTCCGAGGTCATACTTTGAGAAAAAAAGTGTACCCCTATTGTGTCGCGGGTCGACGCCGGAAACTAAATTTCTGGTGCTATTGTCGCGAACCAAAAGTCGGAACGTGAGTCTTCTTCAAATTTTTATTACACTAGCAGTCTAGTCCTGAAAGAAAGTGAACACTATTTATTTTGCGAGGGGAAGTGAACAGTGTATTTGTAGGCGTAGGTAATTTATTAGTGATGTTCCCAGTCAATTAATTTATTGCTTAGGCTTGGGGTAGCTGGCTGTTGTTCCATATATATGGAACGATGATGCTCTTGTTTGGTCGCCAACATGCAAGGGCATGTCCAATGCCTGGGCACTTCCACGGGCGCTTAAGAAAATAGTAATCATGTAGCGGCGGCGTTTATACAGCACACTTTGGCTCCTAacgcggaaggaaaaaaaaggaCGCAAGGACGAATCCTTTGGCTGGGCTGGGAAAAGGAGAAAACAACAGGGAAATTGAGCGCTCTGATTTCAAATACTCCCTTATGGTAAaataaaaaaaaagtaaaaaatcaAAATCAAACTTTGACAAATATCGtgtatccttgtaaaatttcaacacAAAATGACATCCATGGAAGTCGTGGTAAAAAACAAAATTCAGCACCACAAATTGTTTTCAAAACTAGCATCTTTGGAATGTCGGTTTTGTTCCAATAATGCCATTTTGTGCCGAAATTTTACAAGCatacaaaacatttgtcaaagtttaccaatttcttttatttttttttactatttttaagATTCTACTGTCGTAAAGGAGCATTTGAGCTCGGAGTAGAAACTCCGTGTCAGCTACCCTCCACCTTAATTCAACCAAACATACGTAACGGCCGGGGATTTGACCCTAGCACCTGGGCTAAGCGACTGTGACTGCAGTGGGCCTGTTGGGCTTGTCTGATGTGCGAGGCCTGGTTTGCTGTGTCGGGTGGTTCTCTTAGCCGAACAAATACGATGGGCCCCCATTGCCTCGAAAATAGTAATAAATCACCTCAACTTCGAGATAACTAGGAGACCCAATAGCGTCGCTTGACTCATTCCGCTCTATTTTCTACTGGAGCTTGCCTAGAAAAACCATCAGCTGCTTGCTAAAAATTCATACTTCGTTTAAAAAACAGAATTATACACAAAATCACGAATTAATAAATATGTTCACAAAATTAAACATGTTGATGATTTTTTAAATGCTTATGGATTTTAAAGAAGTTACATATTGCAAaaatgtttttgattttttttacaaTGTCTATAACAAGTTAACTTGCACACATGCATGGGTGGCTGCTGTGGTAACGTACATACATGGCCATGTTTGAGTCCACTTAATTAGAAGTTGTTTTATAATATGGTGGAGTCAGACTAGAGACTTCATTGCTTTATACACGTAGGGAACGGATCCAGCTTAGAAAAAAATTACCAAGTGCCCAAATCACTGAAATTTAGAGTGATTCCATGGGAAAGGAGACACCGAGAGGAAGGACACTAGTGAAGTGGTTCCGGATCAAATTGTAATTTCCAGTTCAGCCAGAAGACCCAACCATTCACTTGAAATTCAATCAAATAATTGGAAATTTAAAAATATTTTGATTTTGTATTTCTTTTTGTGCTACTAAAATGGCTGAAACATTTTGACCAAAAGATAAATACTCCGATATCTTCTGAGATCATTGAGATTCGGTTTATTCAACGACATCTCACTAAAAGTGAAAACCACGGGTATGTGTACCACCACAAGTGTTGGTGCACCGGATATGTTCCCTCTGTAGTGTAGTGGAGTTCGACTAGAAGTTAGGCTAGTGCAGGGTTTGTCTTTATGCACACTGCATGACAGGCTGCTAAGTGAGCAACTTGACCatgtaaggctagtcatagtggaaagtaatttggactagtgtcatgcatatactCCTAGATGGTtgtatttattagcttgtagactcataaCACATTTATGAGTCTATGTTACTCCCATCATCATCTATTTCCTCATTTAGTAATATGCCTAGTTGGCATTATATTGCATGAGGATACATGTTAGTACTACCTACTCCCAGTCTAACCAAGAACGAGGAACATTGATATCGCAGGTAGTTTACCGAAGCAATTAAATGCACGGATGAATTAGCCGTGCATGAGGAGGAGGAGTACCTACTACtctcttcgtttctaaatataaatctttctagagatttcaatataaactacatacgaATATATATAAACATATTTAGAATATAAGCTTATTTATTTTGCTCCACGTATAGTTTAtttttgaatctctaaaaagacttatatttaggaacgaaaatAGTTGATTTttgattttgtagcaagtgaatATACAAATAGCAGAACGATAAGTAGATATACATGAAAATAAGTTGATTCTGAGTTGCACGCGCGCACATGTCGGATCTTGTCTCATCAGAGGGGCAGTTGGAATCTagtcccttcgttcctaaatacttgtctttctaggcatttcaacaagtgactacatacggagcaaaatgagtgaatctacactttaaaatatgtctacatacatccgtatgtagtagtcgtttgaaatgtctagaaaaacaaatatttaggaacggagggagtagtagatagtCTGTACCGGTTGACTGAAcccattagggcatgtacaatggtggcatatggatacatatgctTCATGATAAAAAGTAATTTGAGACATCTATATTAATTTATCTTTCTTCAATGCAAGCTATCACTAGTGAGCCTTattaagaaataaaaaataaagactctagtacacatgcatctctacttttcactcCAATCTTTTTAGCTTTTGTcaccggaccacactttttctTTTCAAGCACCCGCCTCTTGTagaggatcccgcttccctatccgaacctgctttacgtcatatccgatcctacatggcatgcgaggCATCATCTTGAGACTATGcatttaagagcaactccaatggggcgacccatttcgtctgtggccgtccgtttgggtcggcacggATAGAAAATGCggcccaacgcgtcgacccaaacggacgcgcgtccgtttttcgtccgcgggtgacccattcccgacccatttttgagcctgatttgcgtcggcgcggacacgcgacggacgcgTGCTTGCTCGCCTACTCCTGTCCCCGGCCCCGCTCGTTTGTGGCACATTGGCCTTCCCTCCCCCCAGCCAACAAGCAACCCTCGCCCCGCCTCCTCCGtcaccgacgccgccgcccattttgccggcgactcttccagctgccgccgcctccacatccgcccagcaacgccgcccctGCCCCCAGTCGCCCGCTGCCGCCGGGGAGCAAGCTGGTTCCTCGCCGCTGTTTCCCCCATGCCCAGCCTCCCCGCGACCAAAAAGACGCCTCGCCGCCCCAGCCACAGACGACCgacacgctcgtcggacgccgtcaccctcgtcggacgccggccgggcagctagctggtctgtgggCACCGCGTCTCCCCTCGCtggccgtctccttcttcgacgcccgcaagctATTCGACAAtttgccaaggtacgaaaatggactccgccgacgagttctttttccacaatttcctttgcgactccgacgattcgtctgcacaatttcctttgcgactccgacgattcgtccgacgacgaggaggagatattggctgctatgttggtccatcaccacctcaacaaccagcgttcgttgttccgtggctccattccgggccaccttccggcgttgaatcgtaaccgggagagcgggcatttccttctctggaaggactactttgatacaacaaacccatTGTTCAAATATCACAAATTCCGCCGCCGGTTCCGTTTGAGTAGGCATGTTTTTAATCGTATTAGAGAGGGAGTGGccggctatgatgactacttcaagtgcaaaggggatgccgtcggcaagattggtttctcctcttatcagaaatgcactgccgccatccgaatgcttgcatacggagtgcccggtgatctcattgacgagtacgtccgtatgagcgagtctacatgcctagagtccctgtataagttttgcaaggctgtgattgctgtgtttggccctgagtacttgagagagccgacagctgaagatacagcccgtttgttggcgatgaatgctagcaggggcttcccggggatgcttggcagcatagactgcatgcactgggagtggaagaactgcccttctgcttggcaagggcagtataagggacatgtcagggcttgcactgtcatactagaggccgtggcgtctcaagatctctggatctggcactctttctttggcatggctggatcacacaatgatatcaacgtgcttcagcgctcgccggtgtttgctaggcttgccgaaggcgtCTCGGCCTCCTCCAACGCCGGCGCCCCGGCCCCCTCCATAGGCGTCTCGACCGGCCCCTTCTACCGGCGGGCCTCCAGCTCCATGAGCTCTGCCACACCGACATCGACAGGTACAAAACATCTCGGTGAACTCCTCCTCGTACATATACAATCGACGATATAGTGTAATTGATACAAATTCATTGCTTCTGCTATGCTCGTTCTCGCGGTTTGTTGGCCGGTGATGGAGATCACAGATTTTATTGGTTGAACGCGCCAGGTGTATTTGCTCGTGGTTTGTTGTCTTCTTTTACAGGGAATGGAGATGAGTGCCAAGGTTTCAatgaaatgttgattcatttctgttttgtCGAATTTCCGGCACTCAACATGTCCCATTTTTAGCAACGCTCATTTATTTTTTGTAATAATTTCCATATTTACATATGTGCTTTAATGACACAATAATTTACTCTCTTATTTGAAAAGAGGGCAAATGCCATTTTAAACGTACAATTTTTTTAAGACAATAGAACGCAGATGCCCACATACACGCACATACAACCTACCCTTATGAaagcacgcacaccctatccctatgaggaCCTCCGAGATACTGAGCCGGCACAATATCTTGATATTGACGAAATCATCATTATAGACGTCTTCATAGTCGACGGGCTCCCACTGAACGAACATCGCGGGAAAGGCTGAAATAAATTCATaaaaatgcgagcaccaatgcTAAGTCTagcttgaaccctggtgggttggttcAACAACATGGTACCTAACCATCTTACCTCTTAAGAGGTAAGACTAATATTAGCCGCTAGATTAACAAAAATAGACGGCTCATATCATTTGGGACCATCTTAAAAGAAAGCGTTAAACAAAACATCAATAATTGTTTGTAATACAAATGAATAAATGTTTTAGAGTGCTATAGACTAGCCCGTGCGAATGTAAAATGTATAGTCACGACTAGTAAAATTGAATTACAAATGTCTTTTATGCGTGCTAAATTGACTGACCAACATTGGTTATATGTATATGTGTTGTGTTGGATACAAGTGGATCCACTCGGCGAGCTAGCAGAGGAGGAGCGGCACTGACGATCGACTACGGTTACCTGGAGCGGCATCTGCGAAGATCGGTGGGCATGACGGTGCTGTTGCCGGGGAAGAAGAAGTGTAGACGGCACGAGATGCGCGTCCAAAAGTGAGCCTTGAGGAAGATGCCCACTTTCCAGCGCGCCCGTGCCTTGCCCCGCAGGTCGAACGGCACCATGCCGGCGTTGAGCGACTCGTCCATGGACCGCATCCCAGCTGGGTCCAGTCTCCGTCCCGTCGACACCACGTTGTACTGCAGTGCGAGGGAGCTCTCCGCCGCCACGACGAAAGGTGCTGGCGTCCGCAGGAGAGCCACGTCGACTCCGTGGAATTGCAGGGCGAGGTCGACATGGGAGAAAGTGGCATCCGCCTTGGAGTTGTTGTTCTCGGCCAGGATGGTGATAGGCAGCTGAAGGTACTGGATGGTGCCGTCCTGCTGGGCGTACCGTAGCGCCCCCAGCTGCGCGTCGGAGACCACCAGGTATGGCATCTT
This window contains:
- the LOC123131576 gene encoding ruBisCO large subunit-binding protein subunit beta, chloroplastic — protein: MASPFGAASSCGLKAAAPSGFATRKQLSLVSPPLVSLPQRARPGRKCSFRVNAAKELYFNKDGSAIKKLQTGVNKLADLVGVTLGPKGRNVVLESKYGSPRIVNDGVTVAKEVELEDPVENIGAKLVRQAAAKTNDLAGDGTTTSVILAQGMIAEGVKIVAAGANPVQIARGIEKTTKALVSELRKMSKEVEDSELADVAAVSAGNNYEIGNMIADAMSKVGRQGVVTLEEGKSAENNLYVVEGMQFDRGYISPYFVTDSEKMSVEYENCKLLLVDKKINNARDLITLLEDAIKGGYPILIIAEDIEQEALATLVVNRLRGALKIAAIKAPGFGERKSQYLDDIATLTGGTVIREEIGLSLDKADKEVLGNAAKVVITKDSTTIVGDGTTQEEVTKRVTQIRNQIEASEQEYEKEKLNERIAKLSGGVAVIQVGAQTETELKEKKLRVEDALNATKAAVEEGIVVGGGCTLLRLASKVDAIKETLENDEQKVGAEIVRKSLSYPLKLIAKNAGVNGSVVTEKVLVNDNFRYGYNAATGKYEDLMAAGIIDPTKVVRCCLEHAASVAKTFITSDAVVVDIKESEQAPAANPMAGSGYGF